A stretch of Hoplias malabaricus isolate fHopMal1 chromosome 10, fHopMal1.hap1, whole genome shotgun sequence DNA encodes these proteins:
- the polr3glb gene encoding RNA polymerase III subunit GL b, producing the protein MAGRGRGRGRGQMSFSIEAVGIGKGENLPPSTIQPTPLFPPLEHKPVPLQTGEEAEYMLALKQEFRGAMKTLPFYVRPAAPKKDVERYSDKYQNIDSSDNMNEWSPDWRRLPKELRVRAKRPPTEKNPIIPNHSKRPRVDKEEIIRKLETLEKKEEEVSTDEEEGEKKKAEEEEAEGEEEYDEEEFEEETDYIMSYFDNGEEFGADSDDNMDEAVY; encoded by the exons ATGGCTGGACGAGGGCGTGGCAGGGGTCGAGGCCAAATGAGTTTCAGTATTGAGGCTGTTGGAATCGGAAAAGGAGAGAATCTTCCACCTTCAACTATCCAACCTACACCACTCTTTCCT ccCTTGGAGCATAAGCCAGTGCCCTTGCAGACGGGGGAGGAGGCAGAATACATGCTGGCTCTGAAGCAGGAGTTCAGAGGAGCTATGAAGACTCTGCCTTTTTATGTACGGCCTGCTGCACCCAAGAAAG ATGTGGAGCGGTATTCTGATAAGTATCAGAATATTGACTCATCTGAcaatatgaatgaatggagcCCAG ACTGGAGACGCTTGCCGAAAGAGCTGCGTGTTCGGGCAAAGAGGCCTCCGACCGAGA AGAACCCAATCATTCCCAATCACAGCAAAAGGCCACGGGTGGACAAAGAAGAGATCATCCGCAAACTGGAG ACACTGgagaaaaaagaggaggaggtgagtactgatgaagaggagggagagaagaaaaaagctGAAGAGGAAGAGGCAGAGGGTGAGGAGGAGTATGATGAAGAGGAATTTGAGGAG GAGACGGACTATATCATGTCTTACTTTGACAATGGAGAGGAATTTGGTGCAGACAGTGACGACAATATGGATGAAGCAGTGTATTGA
- the LOC136708694 gene encoding ankyrin repeat domain-containing protein 34A: protein MGDGGALRTEGNALLKAVFQGKLRLTRLLLEGGAYINEGNERGETPIMAACLAGYEDPQARQKMVRYLLEKGADPNIPDKSGRTALMHACAERAGKDVVSLLLENGADPSLKDYSGSSALMHAINRGDRETLQVLLDACKAKGKEVIIITTDTSPSGTKKTKQYLNSPPSPGVVDKISPACMSPSEVEIRTSSSPAGEEEDGIFSFTLTSALPLPSNRPPGERRPPPRKLLKRLNSEPWGLVAPSVLTERGERVEGDLAEEERVSSEMNGLSISGPGRPPLSRRHSIETHDPCSPKLIDRSCSEDCAALCGSSWADKVQQHQSLYRRNTAPESQENASHPQGGTRTMPHPKLTRMEHYESDTHLCPESIPGSPDSGRVSVERRKYNASPLSLLTSSSRESLESIPNSVSPITMRRRPPGLLERRGSGTLLLDHISHTRPGFLPPLNVNPQRPIPDIRANGKPTSPVHSSSKILLPVAPSSPKRGLDFKMKKKLLRRHSMQTEQMKQLSTFQEILAEKVMEVNGD from the coding sequence ATGGGTGACGGAGGAGCCTTGCGTACGGAAGGGAACGCCCTACTAAAGGCCGTGTTCCAGGGCAAGCTTCGACTCACACGCCTGCTGCTTGAAGGAGGAGCATACATCAATGAAGGCAACGAACGAGGGGAGACGCCCATCATGGCGGCTTGCCTGGCGGGGTATGAGGATCCGCAGGCGCGTCAGAAAATGGTGCGGTATCTGCTGGAAAAAGGTGCCGACCCAAACATTCCTGATAAATCAGGCAGGACTGCTTTGATGCATGCGTGCGCAGAGCGAGCAGGCAAAGACGTAGTGTCACTGTTGCTGGAGAATGGAGCAGACCCAAGTCTTAAAGACTACTCTGGCTCTTCGGCTCTAATGCATGCCATTAACAGAGGTGACCGAGAAACCCTGCAGGTTCTTCTAGATGCCTGTAAAGCCAAAGGAAAAGAGGTGATCATCATAACCACCGACACTTCCCCTTCAGGCACCAAGAAGACAAAGCAGTACCTGAATTCTCCCCCCTCTCCAGGTGTGGTGGACAAAATCTCACCTGCCTGCATGTCTCCATCAGAGGTCGAGATCCGCACTTCCAGCTCCCCCGctggagaggaggaggatggcATCTTCAGCTTCACTTTGACCTCAGCCCTACCACTTCCCTCTAACAGGCCACCGGGCGAGAGGAGACCACCACCACGTAAACTTCTCAAAAGACTCAACTCAGAGCCTTGGGGCTTGGTGGCTCCGAGTGtcctcacagagagaggggagCGAGTCGAGGGGGACCTTGCAGAGGAGGAGAGGGTTTCCTCAGAAATGAATGGCCTGTCGATCTCTGGCCCAGGCCGACCCCCGctctcacgcagacacagcatTGAGACACATGACCCCTGCTCCCCAAAGCTGATTGACCGCTCCTGCTCAGAAGACTGCGCAGCACTCTGTGGCTCCTCCTGGGCTGATAAGGTCCAGCAGCATCAGTCGCTGTACCGCAGGAACACTGCGCCAGAGTCACAGGAAAATGCCAGCCACCCACAAGGGGGCACCCGCACGATGCCTCACCCTAAACTCACCCGTATGGAGCACTACGAATCAGACACTCACCTTTGCCCAGAATCCATTCCTGGATCTCCTGACTCCGGTCGTGTGTCTGTGGAGCGCAGGAAGTACAATGCCTCGCCGCTGTCTCTGCTCACCAGCTCTTCCCGAGAGTCTCTGGAGAGTATCCCGAACTCGGTCTCTCCCATCACCATGAGGAGGAGGCCTCCAGGTCTCCTGGAGCGCAGAGGCTCAGGCACGCTACTTCTGGACCACATCTCACATACAAGGCCTGGGTTCCTGCCTCCACTCAACGTTAACCCGCAGCGGCCCATACCAGACATCCGGGCCAATGGAAAGCCCACCTCACCTGTTCACTCCAGCAGCAAGATCCTGCTACCTGTAGCCCCCTCGTCACCAAAGCGTGGACTGGACTTCAAGATGAAGAAGAAGCTGTTGAGGAGGCACTCCATGCAGACGGAGCAGATGAAGCAGCTCTCCACTTTTCAGGAGATCCTGGCGGAGAAAGTTATGGAGGTCAATGGAGACTGA
- the txnipb gene encoding thioredoxin interacting protein b, with the protein MVVLTKKPKTFEIEFRDPSKAFYRSGDKVSGRVIVEVSEITKVKAVRLYGVGCAKVEYHKGKQRCREEIDYLRYEDVLHLDQQLTDVDGSVTLRPGNTYEYMFGFELPQPGQFVSSYKGKFGSVEYYVKAVIQRHSQSDVENKKYFEVVEPVDVNTLELMSPVTGAKEKKLTCMFIPDGSVSIVAKISRKGFCEGEDICIDAKFENTCSRIVVPKAAIIGTHSYLANGRRKVFREKISAVRGDHIISGMCDIWQGKRIRVPKLRPTVLGCNIIHLDYTLMIYVHVPGSEKLIMELPLVIGNIPFSGIASRTNSVCSQGGSAASSSVVSMPSAPPSYSEIPRHGRLDSHLTPLLDDYDEDDCPIFINVGEYHQTPPPAYTEVDQECNSNGVNLQFC; encoded by the exons ATGGTCGTGTTGACAAAGAAGCCCAAGACTTTCGAGATTGAGTTCCGTGATCCCAGCAAGGCGTTTTACCGCAGTGGGGATAAGGTGTCAGGCAGAGTGATTGTGGAGGTGTCTGAAATTACCAAAGTCAAAGCTGTGAGACTCTATGGGGTCGGCTGTGCCAAAGTGGAGTACCATAAAGGAAAGCAGCGCTGCAGGGAAGAGATAGACTACCTGAGATATGAAGATGTTCTTCACCTGGACCAGCAGCTTACAG ATGTGGATGGCTCAGTTACTCTCAGACCTGGAAATACGTACGAGTACATGTTTGGATTTGAGCTTCCCCAACCAGG GCAGTTTGTGTCATCATATAAAGGCAAGTTTGGCTCTGTTGAGTATTACGTGAAAGCGGTGATACAGCGGCACTCCCAGTCAGATGTGGAGAACAAGAAGTATTTTGAGGTGGTGGAGCCAGTTGATGTCAACACGCTTGAGCTCATG TCTCCAGTCACTGGTGCGAAGGAGAAGAAGCTGACCTGCATGTTCATTCCTGATGGCAGTGTGTCCATTGTAGCTAAGATCAGCCGTAAAGGCTTCTGCGAGGGAGAGGACATCTGCATCGATGCTAAATTTGAGAACACCTGCTCTCGCATCGTGGTCCCCAAAGCTGCCATTATAGGCACTCACTCCTACTTGGCCAATGGGCGCAGAAAAGTTTTCAGAGAGAAAATTTCTGCTGTCAGGGGCGACCACATCATCTCTGGCATGTGTGATATTTGGCAGGGGAAAAGAATCCGTGTGCCCAAACTGAGACCTACTGTCCTTGGCTGCAACATCATCCACTTGGACTACACTCTGATG ATATATGTGCACGTCCCAGGCAGTGAAAAGCTGATCATGGAGCTACCGCTGGTCATTGGAAACATACCATTCAGTGGCATTGCCAGCCGAACCAACAGCGTTTGCAGCCAGGGGGGCAGTGCTGCCTCCAGCAGTGTGGTGTCCATGCCCTCTGCACCGCCCAGCTACAGCGAGATCCCTCGCCATGGACGCCTGGACAGTCACCTCACGCCACTGCTGGATGATTATGATGAAGATGACTGCCCCATCTTCATAAATGTGGGAGAATACCATCAGACGCCCCCTCCTGCCTATACAGAG GTGGATCAGGAATGCAACAGCAATGGTGTTAATCTTCAATTCTGCTAA